In Pseudomonadota bacterium, a genomic segment contains:
- a CDS encoding PilZ domain-containing protein, which produces MTTSRRKHARYAVALTAEIDAGAQTLGGTTHNVSMGGAAVIVPQAVVDGTHVRLTLIMTGDGVEDPEEDPLITDARVIWTAERDDGQTTVGLRFVEMAAGQSAHLGRFLEAIDA; this is translated from the coding sequence GTGACCACCAGTCGCCGAAAACACGCTCGCTACGCCGTGGCACTGACCGCCGAGATCGACGCCGGCGCGCAAACACTAGGAGGCACGACACACAATGTCTCCATGGGCGGAGCCGCGGTCATCGTGCCGCAAGCCGTGGTCGATGGAACCCATGTCAGGCTCACCCTCATCATGACGGGCGACGGAGTCGAGGACCCCGAGGAAGATCCCTTGATCACCGACGCGCGCGTGATCTGGACGGCCGAGCGCGACGACGGTCAGACCACGGTGGGCTTGCGGTTTGTCGAGATGGCTGCGGGCCAAAGCGCGCACCTTGGA